One Sphaerisporangium krabiense DNA segment encodes these proteins:
- a CDS encoding RluA family pseudouridine synthase: MPEQRSLPVPDGLEGERLDAALARLFGFSRTRAAELISAGDVQVDGAPAAKSDRVHAGAWLDVVIPPPPTAPAPVAEPVPGMRVLYEDDDIVVIDKPIGVAAHPTVGWTGPTVLGGLLGAGHKVATSGAAERQGIVHRLDANTTGVMAVAKSEVAYSRLKRAFKERTVDKRYHALVQGHPDPLRGTVDAPIDRHPAGDGRFAVVAGGKPSVTHYDTIEAFRAASLLDIKLETGRTHQIRVHMAATRHPCVGDLAYGADPTLAARLGVTRQWLHAVSLGFEHPVGGEWVSFTSDYPADLARALEIAREES, encoded by the coding sequence GTGCCTGAGCAGCGGAGTCTCCCGGTGCCCGACGGGCTGGAGGGCGAGCGCCTCGACGCCGCGCTGGCCCGCCTGTTCGGCTTCTCGCGCACCCGCGCCGCCGAGCTGATCTCCGCGGGCGACGTCCAGGTCGACGGCGCGCCCGCCGCCAAGTCCGACCGCGTGCACGCCGGCGCGTGGCTCGACGTCGTGATCCCGCCGCCGCCCACCGCGCCCGCGCCCGTGGCCGAGCCGGTGCCCGGCATGCGCGTCCTCTACGAGGACGACGACATCGTGGTGATCGACAAGCCGATCGGCGTGGCCGCGCACCCGACCGTCGGGTGGACCGGCCCGACCGTGCTCGGCGGCCTGCTCGGCGCGGGCCACAAGGTCGCCACCAGCGGCGCCGCCGAGCGCCAGGGCATCGTTCACCGCCTGGACGCCAACACGACCGGCGTCATGGCGGTCGCCAAGAGCGAGGTCGCCTACTCGCGGCTGAAGCGGGCCTTCAAGGAGCGCACGGTCGACAAGCGCTACCACGCGCTGGTCCAGGGCCATCCGGACCCCCTGCGCGGCACCGTGGACGCCCCCATCGACCGCCACCCGGCCGGGGACGGCAGGTTCGCGGTCGTCGCGGGCGGCAAGCCGTCCGTCACCCACTACGACACGATCGAGGCGTTCCGCGCCGCCTCGCTGCTGGACATCAAGCTGGAGACCGGGCGCACCCACCAGATCCGAGTGCACATGGCCGCCACCCGGCACCCCTGCGTGGGGGACCTCGCCTACGGAGCCGACCCGACGCTCGCGGCGCGGCTCGGGGTGACCCGCCAGTGGCTGCACGCCGTGTCGCTGGGCTTCGAGCATCCCGTCGGCGGCGAGTGGGTCTCGTTCACCAGCGACTACCCCGCCGACCTGGCCCGCGCGCTGGAGATCGCGCGCGAGGAGTCCTGA
- the lspA gene encoding signal peptidase II: MQAAGGAPLNATPDATGRPPGGQGPARARRLAWLAVVAVVVYALDLISKTIVVAELEGEEPLRLIGDLLQLRVIRNSGAAFSIGAGTGMTIILTVIAAGVVVAILRTARRLRSLPWAITLGLLLGGALGNLTDRVFRYPAPFQGHVVDWIETFPGHFPVFNVADSGIVCGGILAVLLAWRGHQLDGTRAGDEPAASAGSAGQEGGKPSERASERDGEAGA, encoded by the coding sequence GTGCAAGCAGCGGGAGGAGCGCCGCTGAACGCGACGCCGGACGCCACGGGCCGCCCCCCCGGCGGCCAGGGGCCCGCGCGTGCCCGGCGCCTGGCGTGGCTCGCCGTCGTCGCGGTCGTCGTCTACGCCCTGGACCTGATCAGCAAGACCATCGTGGTCGCCGAGCTGGAGGGCGAGGAGCCGCTGCGCCTGATCGGCGATCTGCTGCAACTGCGCGTGATCCGCAACTCCGGGGCGGCGTTCAGCATCGGCGCCGGCACGGGCATGACGATCATCCTGACGGTCATCGCCGCGGGCGTGGTGGTCGCGATCCTGCGCACGGCCCGCCGGCTGCGCAGCCTCCCCTGGGCGATCACCCTCGGCCTGCTCCTCGGCGGCGCGCTCGGCAACCTGACCGACCGCGTCTTCCGCTACCCCGCCCCCTTCCAGGGGCACGTCGTCGACTGGATCGAGACGTTCCCCGGCCACTTCCCGGTCTTCAACGTCGCCGACTCCGGGATCGTCTGCGGCGGCATCCTCGCCGTGCTGCTCGCCTGGCGCGGGCACCAGCTCGACGGCACCCGCGCCGGAGACGAGCCCGCGGCGTCCGCCGGGTCCGCCGGGCAGGAGGGCGGCAAGCCCTCGGAGCGGGCCTCGGAGCGGGACGGTGAGGCCGGTGCCTGA
- a CDS encoding alpha/beta fold hydrolase → MRRTLLSLMAVLAATVALSPLAPAGATPTAPAAASGEIAWTPCPRNPAADCGTLTVPVDWKDPGGPTFELAVARLKATDPAARIGTLLFNLGGPGVSGVTYTQFGNTFTPEVQRRFDVVGFDPRGVEGSSPVLCSDHIMRQMPDTLIKNQAEFDSWLDYSRRLRADCRARTGPVFDHIDSVSVARDMDAIRAALGEQKITYYGLSYGTLIGQMYAELFPRRVRALVLDSNVDHSLSSGPYLASWAANVQDSFNEFVKWCGTETRCALHGKDVRALWTGLLERADRGELRNPSAPGRLLTRMDVIRSAFRAGYGPTWYELATLLTALDAGSRPPASTATLMDTTTGTQTDQTATGDPNTDPREAMADNPPWTYPNLIFCADFRWPIRDYKEYAKHLRRADAVAPDMGIVPTSLTLTGICLSSPDPIPNPQHRLRVKGTPPLLLANALHDPATGYLWALDAAAQIGKEAHLLTYEGWGHGVYQRSACTTTTIDRYLISVRPPSPGTRCPAVPPAPPKSALSDARPAPWPPLPDLLPPGR, encoded by the coding sequence GTGCGTAGAACCCTTCTGTCACTCATGGCCGTCCTGGCGGCCACCGTCGCGTTATCCCCGCTCGCACCCGCGGGGGCCACACCCACGGCGCCCGCCGCCGCGTCCGGTGAGATCGCCTGGACGCCGTGCCCGCGCAACCCCGCCGCCGACTGCGGCACGCTCACCGTGCCGGTGGACTGGAAGGATCCCGGCGGGCCGACGTTCGAGCTCGCCGTGGCCAGGCTCAAGGCCACCGACCCCGCGGCCAGGATCGGCACGCTGCTGTTCAACCTCGGCGGACCCGGCGTCTCCGGGGTCACCTACACGCAGTTCGGGAACACCTTCACCCCCGAGGTGCAACGCCGGTTCGACGTCGTGGGCTTCGACCCCCGCGGCGTGGAGGGCAGCAGCCCCGTCCTGTGCTCGGATCACATCATGCGCCAGATGCCCGACACGCTCATCAAGAACCAGGCGGAGTTCGACTCCTGGCTCGACTACAGCAGGCGGCTCCGCGCCGACTGCCGCGCCCGGACCGGGCCGGTGTTCGACCACATCGACAGCGTCAGCGTGGCCCGGGACATGGACGCGATCCGCGCCGCGCTCGGCGAGCAGAAGATCACCTACTACGGCCTCTCCTACGGCACGCTGATCGGCCAGATGTACGCCGAGCTGTTCCCCCGGCGGGTCCGCGCCCTCGTCCTGGACAGCAATGTCGACCACAGCCTGAGCTCCGGCCCCTACCTCGCCTCCTGGGCCGCGAACGTCCAGGACTCCTTCAACGAGTTCGTGAAGTGGTGCGGCACCGAGACCCGGTGCGCACTGCACGGCAAGGACGTACGCGCGCTCTGGACCGGCCTGCTGGAGCGCGCCGACCGCGGCGAGCTCCGCAACCCGAGCGCCCCCGGCAGGCTGCTCACCAGAATGGACGTGATCCGCTCCGCCTTCCGGGCGGGCTACGGACCCACCTGGTACGAACTCGCCACCCTGCTCACCGCCCTCGACGCGGGCTCGCGTCCACCCGCCTCGACGGCCACCCTCATGGACACGACGACCGGCACCCAGACAGACCAGACGGCGACCGGCGATCCGAACACGGACCCGCGCGAGGCGATGGCCGACAATCCGCCGTGGACCTACCCGAACCTGATCTTCTGCGCGGACTTCCGCTGGCCGATCCGCGACTACAAGGAGTACGCCAAGCACCTCCGTCGCGCCGATGCCGTCGCGCCGGACATGGGGATCGTCCCGACCAGCCTGACGCTCACCGGCATATGCCTGTCCTCGCCGGACCCGATCCCGAACCCCCAGCACCGCCTGAGGGTGAAGGGCACACCGCCCCTGCTGCTCGCCAACGCCCTGCATGACCCGGCCACCGGCTACCTCTGGGCTCTGGACGCCGCCGCCCAGATCGGCAAGGAGGCCCACCTGCTCACCTACGAGGGCTGGGGCCACGGCGTCTACCAACGCAGCGCCTGCACCACGACCACGATCGATCGCTACCTGATCTCGGTGCGGCCCCCCTCCCCCGGCACCCGCTGCCCCGCCGTACCCCCGGCGCCTCCCAAGAGCGCCCTGTCCGACGCCCGGCCCGCGCCATGGCCGCCGCTCCCGGACCTGCTCCCGCCTGGCCGCTGA
- the ileS gene encoding isoleucine--tRNA ligase produces MSPSSPYFRPLPPQADLPAFEAEVLDRWRDGKVFERSLEQNAGGPSWVFFEGPPTANGMPGVHHVEARVFKDVFPRYKSMRGFHVGRKAGWDCHGLPVEVAVERELGLSGKPEIEAYGIAEFNARCRESVERHVDAFEAMTERMGYWVDMSQAYRTMDPSYVQAVWWSLKVIWDKGLLFRDFRITPYCPRCGTGLSDHELGQPGGYENVSSPSVYVRMPVTSGRFQGADLLIWTTTPWTLVSNTAVAVHPEVTYVVASREGEKPVIVAEPLVDAALGDGWTVTERVPGTELEHTPYSRPFDLVDIPGAHYVVLADYVTVEDGTGLVHQAPAFGADDMTTCKRYGLPVVNPIGPDGRFLPTVPQVGGKFFKDADEGLTEDLRARGLLLRGSHFEHAYPHCWRCHTALLYYALPSWYIRTTAVKDRLLEENARTNWFPSTIKEGRYGEWLRNNVDWALSRSRYWGTPLPLWVCTADESHVTCVGSLKELGEHAGRDLSALDPHRPFVDDVVLPCPDCGAEARRVPDVIDAWYDSGSMPFAQWGAPHINQETFAQAYPGQFICEALDQTRGWFYSLMAVGTLVFDRSSYENVLCLGLILAEDGRKMSKHLGNVLEPIPLMDQHGADALRWFMATSGSPWAPRRVGHAALEEIVRKVLLTYWNTTSFFTLYAGAESWSPSDLAAAPAYADRPLIDRWALAELNRTVAEVTEAMESFDTTRAGRRLTEFLDDLSNWYVRRSRRRFWSGDTSAFATLYESLEVVTRLLAPLVPFLTDYLWDVLRAPDAPSSVHLATWPEVNRELLDPELSERMALVRRLVELGRSARAGSGVRTRQPLARALVASPGWASLPGSLRELIADELNVQTLEDLSSYSSDLVSFTVKPNFRALGKKFGSGTKDVAAAVTAADPAELAAVIRGGGTATLTVHGEEVTLGADDVIVTEQPKAGWAVENGAAGSGGGETVALDLTVTPELLRAGLIREVIRLVQDARKSTGLSITDRITLWWTASGDLAEALRADGAKVADEVLATTMTEGTPDAALPAHHDPDLGLGFHLSRASS; encoded by the coding sequence ATGTCACCTTCCTCACCGTACTTCCGGCCGCTCCCGCCGCAGGCCGACCTGCCCGCCTTCGAGGCCGAGGTGCTCGACCGCTGGCGTGACGGCAAGGTGTTCGAGCGCTCCCTGGAGCAGAACGCCGGCGGGCCGTCCTGGGTCTTCTTCGAAGGGCCGCCCACCGCCAACGGCATGCCCGGCGTCCACCACGTCGAGGCCCGCGTCTTCAAGGACGTCTTCCCCCGCTACAAGTCGATGCGCGGGTTCCACGTCGGGCGCAAGGCCGGGTGGGACTGCCACGGCCTGCCCGTCGAGGTCGCCGTCGAGCGCGAGCTCGGCCTGTCCGGCAAGCCGGAGATCGAGGCGTACGGCATCGCCGAGTTCAACGCCCGCTGCCGGGAGTCGGTGGAGCGCCACGTCGACGCCTTCGAGGCCATGACCGAGCGCATGGGCTACTGGGTCGACATGTCCCAGGCCTACCGCACCATGGACCCCTCCTACGTCCAGGCCGTGTGGTGGTCGCTGAAGGTCATCTGGGACAAGGGCCTGCTGTTCCGCGACTTCCGCATCACGCCGTACTGCCCGCGCTGCGGCACGGGGCTGTCCGACCACGAGCTGGGCCAGCCCGGCGGGTACGAGAACGTCTCCAGCCCCTCGGTGTACGTGCGCATGCCCGTCACCTCCGGCCGGTTCCAGGGCGCCGACCTGCTCATCTGGACCACCACGCCGTGGACGCTCGTGTCCAACACCGCCGTCGCCGTCCACCCCGAGGTGACCTACGTCGTCGCGTCCCGGGAGGGCGAGAAGCCGGTCATCGTCGCCGAGCCGCTGGTGGACGCCGCCCTCGGCGACGGCTGGACGGTCACCGAGCGCGTGCCCGGCACCGAGCTGGAGCACACGCCGTACTCCCGGCCGTTCGACCTGGTCGACATCCCCGGCGCCCACTACGTCGTCCTCGCCGACTACGTCACCGTCGAGGACGGCACCGGGCTGGTCCACCAGGCCCCCGCGTTCGGCGCCGACGACATGACCACCTGCAAGAGGTACGGCCTGCCGGTGGTCAACCCGATCGGCCCCGACGGGCGCTTCCTGCCCACCGTCCCGCAGGTCGGCGGCAAGTTCTTCAAGGACGCCGACGAGGGCCTGACCGAGGACCTGCGGGCGCGCGGCCTGCTGCTGCGCGGCTCGCACTTCGAGCACGCCTACCCGCACTGCTGGCGCTGCCACACCGCGCTGCTGTACTACGCGCTCCCCTCCTGGTACATCCGCACCACCGCCGTCAAGGACCGCCTGCTGGAGGAGAACGCCCGCACCAACTGGTTCCCCTCCACGATCAAGGAGGGCCGGTACGGCGAGTGGCTGCGCAACAACGTCGACTGGGCGCTGTCCCGGTCGCGGTACTGGGGCACGCCGCTGCCGCTGTGGGTGTGCACGGCCGACGAGTCCCACGTCACCTGCGTCGGCTCGCTGAAGGAGCTCGGCGAGCACGCCGGGCGCGACCTGTCCGCCCTGGACCCGCACCGGCCGTTCGTGGACGACGTCGTCCTGCCCTGCCCGGACTGCGGCGCCGAGGCGCGCCGGGTGCCCGACGTCATCGACGCCTGGTACGACTCGGGGTCCATGCCGTTCGCGCAGTGGGGCGCCCCGCACATCAACCAGGAGACGTTCGCGCAGGCCTACCCCGGCCAGTTCATCTGCGAGGCGCTGGACCAGACGCGCGGCTGGTTCTACTCGCTGATGGCCGTCGGCACGCTGGTGTTCGACCGGTCCTCCTACGAGAACGTGCTGTGCCTCGGCCTGATCCTCGCCGAGGACGGCCGCAAGATGAGCAAGCACCTCGGCAACGTGCTGGAGCCGATCCCGCTGATGGACCAGCACGGCGCCGACGCGCTGCGCTGGTTCATGGCGACCTCCGGCTCCCCGTGGGCGCCGCGCCGCGTCGGCCACGCCGCGCTGGAGGAGATCGTCAGGAAGGTCCTGCTGACCTACTGGAACACGACCTCCTTCTTCACGCTGTACGCCGGCGCGGAGTCCTGGTCGCCGTCCGACCTCGCCGCCGCCCCGGCGTACGCCGACCGGCCGCTGATCGACCGGTGGGCGCTGGCCGAGCTCAACCGCACGGTGGCCGAGGTCACCGAGGCCATGGAGTCCTTCGACACCACCCGGGCCGGGCGGCGGCTCACCGAGTTCCTCGACGACCTGTCCAACTGGTACGTCCGCAGGTCCCGCCGCCGTTTCTGGTCCGGCGACACCTCCGCGTTCGCCACCCTGTACGAGTCGCTGGAGGTCGTCACCCGGCTGCTCGCCCCGCTGGTGCCGTTCCTGACCGACTACCTGTGGGACGTGCTGCGCGCGCCCGACGCGCCCTCCTCGGTCCACCTGGCCACCTGGCCCGAGGTGAACCGCGAGCTGCTCGACCCGGAGCTGTCGGAGCGGATGGCGCTGGTGCGGCGGCTCGTCGAGCTGGGCAGGTCCGCGCGGGCCGGCAGCGGCGTCAGGACCCGCCAGCCGCTAGCGCGCGCCCTCGTCGCCAGCCCCGGCTGGGCGTCGCTCCCCGGCTCGCTGCGCGAGCTCATCGCCGACGAGCTGAACGTCCAGACCCTGGAGGACCTGTCCTCCTACTCGTCCGACCTGGTGTCCTTCACGGTCAAGCCCAACTTCCGCGCCCTCGGCAAGAAGTTCGGCAGCGGCACCAAGGACGTCGCGGCGGCCGTGACCGCGGCCGACCCGGCCGAGCTGGCGGCCGTGATCCGGGGCGGCGGGACGGCGACGCTCACCGTGCACGGCGAGGAGGTCACGCTCGGCGCCGACGACGTCATCGTCACCGAGCAGCCGAAGGCCGGCTGGGCGGTCGAGAACGGCGCCGCCGGTTCTGGCGGCGGCGAGACCGTCGCCCTGGACCTGACCGTCACGCCCGAACTGCTGCGTGCCGGGCTGATCCGCGAGGTGATCCGGCTGGTCCAGGACGCCCGCAAGTCCACCGGCCTGTCCATCACCGACCGCATCACCCTGTGGTGGACGGCCTCGGGCGACCTGGCCGAGGCCCTGCGCGCCGACGGCGCCAAGGTCGCGGACGAGGTCCTCGCCACGACGATGACCGAGGGCACCCCCGACGCCGCCCTCCCCGCCCACCACGACCCCGACCTCGGCCTCGGCTTCCACCTGTCCCGCGCGTCGTCCTGA
- a CDS encoding glycoside hydrolase family 43 protein — protein MRSSRRPMLPATALTAAILPAVLVPAAATVPPAATVRPVAVITADFPDPDVVRAGSTLYAYSTSSPAGTVPVASAPSATGPWTMRGDALPGKPSWAGEGGFWAPDVSRRADGRYLMYFTAPSAAAGRMCVGAALSPGPLGPFRPLGDGPLVCDAAEGGDIDPASFVDADGKRYLLYKNDGNALTPPAPSVIWLQEVRADGVTLAGPRRELIRNDRPDEQGVIEAPVLVRRPDRYVLIYAGGSYTGDRYFTGYATSATLTGPFAKAGRPLMTTGSLGGAVQGPGGADVLGERVFFHGWAGKARWMYTAGLGWVNGHPVLR, from the coding sequence ATGCGATCGTCCCGTCGCCCCATGCTGCCGGCCACCGCCCTGACCGCGGCCATCCTGCCCGCCGTGCTCGTTCCCGCCGCGGCCACCGTGCCGCCCGCGGCGACGGTGCGTCCCGTGGCCGTCATCACCGCCGACTTCCCCGATCCCGACGTGGTCCGCGCCGGGTCCACGCTGTACGCCTACTCCACCAGCAGCCCGGCGGGGACGGTTCCGGTCGCGAGCGCGCCGTCCGCCACCGGGCCGTGGACCATGCGCGGCGACGCCCTGCCCGGCAAGCCCTCCTGGGCGGGCGAGGGAGGCTTCTGGGCGCCCGACGTGTCGCGGCGCGCGGACGGGCGGTATCTCATGTACTTCACCGCGCCCAGCGCCGCGGCCGGGCGGATGTGCGTCGGCGCTGCCCTCTCCCCCGGCCCGCTCGGCCCGTTCCGGCCGCTGGGCGACGGCCCGCTCGTGTGCGACGCCGCCGAGGGCGGCGACATCGACCCCGCGAGCTTCGTCGACGCCGACGGGAAGAGGTACCTGCTCTACAAGAACGACGGGAACGCGCTGACCCCTCCCGCCCCCTCGGTCATCTGGCTTCAGGAGGTGCGGGCCGACGGCGTGACCCTCGCCGGCCCGCGCCGGGAGCTGATCCGCAACGACCGTCCCGACGAGCAGGGCGTGATCGAGGCGCCGGTCCTGGTCAGGCGCCCCGACCGGTACGTGCTCATCTACGCGGGCGGTTCCTACACCGGCGACCGCTACTTCACCGGCTACGCCACCTCCGCCACGCTCACCGGCCCGTTCGCCAAGGCGGGGCGGCCGCTGATGACGACCGGCAGCCTCGGCGGCGCGGTCCAGGGCCCCGGCGGCGCGGACGTGCTCGGTGAGCGCGTCTTCTTCCACGGCTGGGCGGGCAAGGCGCGGTGGATGTACACGGCAGGGCTGGGCTGGGTGAACGGCCACCCGGTCCTGCGGTGA
- a CDS encoding DUF167 domain-containing protein, which translates to MRLAIRVRPGSAREGVGGAYGDQAVVVRVNARAVDGRATEAALRAVAAAFGVRRADVLLVSGATSRDKVVEILGNDQELTERARALRMA; encoded by the coding sequence ATGAGGCTCGCGATCAGAGTACGGCCGGGCTCGGCGCGCGAGGGCGTCGGCGGGGCGTACGGTGACCAGGCCGTCGTGGTGCGGGTGAACGCCCGCGCGGTCGACGGCAGGGCCACCGAGGCGGCCCTGCGCGCGGTGGCCGCGGCCTTCGGCGTGCGCCGTGCGGACGTCCTCCTGGTAAGCGGAGCGACAAGCAGGGATAAGGTCGTGGAGATCCTCGGCAACGACCAGGAATTGACCGAAAGGGCCAGGGCGTTACGGATGGCGTAA
- a CDS encoding DUF6355 family natural product biosynthesis protein — MSKTTRARHMSKTNAAGHTSGTSAARHASGTDTSRHVGRTGAARWAALTLALSIGTGLPAAGTAATAATGHLTSGRAAACGLYRDEDAAQYRNCSAAAEKIYVTYIWSSNQTYCVPPGAVKHLGRWNNVFRVYNQGGC, encoded by the coding sequence ATGAGCAAGACCACCAGGGCACGCCACATGAGCAAGACCAACGCGGCAGGCCACACGAGCGGGACGAGCGCGGCGCGTCACGCGAGCGGGACGGACACGTCGCGCCACGTCGGCAGGACCGGCGCGGCGCGATGGGCCGCGCTGACCCTGGCCCTGTCCATCGGCACCGGCCTGCCCGCCGCCGGCACGGCCGCCACGGCCGCGACCGGCCACCTCACCTCCGGCAGGGCCGCCGCCTGCGGCCTGTACCGCGACGAGGACGCCGCCCAGTACCGCAACTGCTCCGCTGCCGCCGAGAAGATCTACGTCACCTACATCTGGAGCTCCAACCAGACGTACTGCGTCCCCCCAGGCGCCGTGAAGCACCTCGGCCGCTGGAACAACGTCTTCCGGGTGTACAACCAGGGCGGCTGCTAG
- a CDS encoding Re/Si-specific NAD(P)(+) transhydrogenase subunit alpha, with the protein MIIGVLRESPPGEARVAATPASVVELVKLGYEVVVEPGAGLAASFSDDAYLKAGAAIGDALAADIVFSINPPPVERLDRLSRGAMLISMLNPRLNPGMVEDLSRRPITALSMDAVPRISRAQSLDVLSSMANIAGYRAVVEAAHVFGRFFTGQVTAAGKVPPAKVLVAGAGVAGLAAIGTAGNLGAIVRATDPRPEVADQVRSLGGEYLAIDTADVEVSATGYAKEMSDDYNQRAARLYAQQATDVDIIITTALIPGKPAPRLITAEMVASMRPGSVIVDMAAANGGNVEGTVPGEAVVTGNGVTIIGYTDLVGRLPAQASQLHGTNLVNLMKLMTPAKDGRCVLDFEDVVQRSITVVRDGELTWPPPPVAVSAAPAATKPSAAPSTTAPAGPQEKRPALGRWRWALVGAAALFAVTALAPAALRGHLTIFALAIVIGYYVIGHVHHALHTPLMSVTNAISGIIVVGALLQLGHGGNVVTALAFVAILVASINVFGGFAVTRRMLAMFSRS; encoded by the coding sequence ATGATCATCGGTGTGCTCAGGGAGTCGCCTCCGGGCGAGGCTCGCGTGGCGGCGACGCCCGCGAGCGTTGTGGAACTGGTCAAGCTGGGTTATGAGGTGGTGGTGGAGCCGGGCGCCGGTCTGGCCGCCTCGTTCTCCGACGACGCGTACCTGAAGGCCGGGGCCGCGATCGGAGACGCGCTGGCGGCCGACATCGTGTTCTCGATCAACCCGCCTCCGGTCGAGCGCCTGGACCGGCTGTCCAGAGGCGCCATGTTGATCAGCATGCTGAACCCGCGTCTCAACCCGGGCATGGTCGAGGACCTTTCCCGGCGGCCCATCACGGCGCTCTCGATGGACGCCGTGCCGCGGATCTCGCGGGCGCAGTCGCTGGACGTCTTGTCATCGATGGCCAACATCGCCGGTTACCGTGCGGTCGTGGAGGCCGCGCATGTGTTCGGGCGGTTCTTCACCGGCCAGGTGACCGCGGCGGGCAAGGTCCCCCCGGCCAAGGTGCTCGTGGCGGGAGCGGGCGTCGCGGGCCTGGCGGCGATCGGTACCGCCGGCAACCTGGGCGCGATCGTGCGGGCGACGGACCCGCGGCCGGAGGTGGCCGATCAGGTCAGGTCGCTGGGCGGCGAGTATCTGGCCATCGACACGGCGGACGTGGAGGTGTCCGCGACCGGCTACGCCAAGGAGATGTCGGACGACTACAACCAGCGCGCCGCCCGGCTGTACGCCCAGCAGGCGACGGACGTCGACATCATCATCACCACGGCCCTCATCCCCGGAAAGCCGGCGCCGCGCCTGATCACCGCCGAGATGGTGGCGAGCATGAGACCGGGCAGCGTGATCGTCGACATGGCCGCGGCCAACGGCGGAAACGTCGAGGGCACCGTCCCGGGCGAGGCGGTGGTCACCGGCAACGGAGTGACGATCATCGGCTACACCGATCTGGTGGGGCGTCTGCCGGCGCAGGCGTCGCAGTTGCACGGCACCAACCTGGTGAACCTGATGAAGCTGATGACACCGGCCAAGGACGGCCGGTGCGTGCTGGATTTCGAGGACGTCGTCCAACGCTCGATCACCGTCGTCCGCGACGGCGAGCTGACCTGGCCGCCTCCGCCGGTGGCGGTGTCCGCGGCGCCCGCGGCGACGAAGCCCTCCGCCGCTCCTTCGACGACCGCCCCGGCCGGACCGCAGGAGAAACGGCCGGCCTTGGGGCGATGGCGGTGGGCGCTGGTCGGGGCCGCGGCGCTCTTCGCGGTCACGGCGCTGGCGCCGGCCGCCCTTCGGGGACATCTCACGATCTTCGCGCTGGCGATCGTCATCGGCTACTACGTGATCGGGCACGTGCACCACGCTCTGCACACACCGCTGATGTCGGTGACCAACGCGATCTCGGGGATCATCGTCGTCGGCGCCCTGCTGCAACTCGGGCACGGCGGCAACGTCGTGACCGCGTTGGCGTTCGTGGCGATCCTGGTCGCCAGCATCAACGTCTTCGGCGGCTTCGCGGTGACCCGCCGCATGCTCGCCATGTTCTCCAGGAGTTGA
- a CDS encoding TraR/DksA family transcriptional regulator, with translation MTRAAKTATETGGDAAWTTQELAEVKHRLQGEIEELTAEVAKAESQIASGDISDSAGDDQADAGAKTYEREREIALTLNARDLIAQNERAVARIDAGTYGVCESCHKPIGKERLQAFPRATLCVSCKQREERR, from the coding sequence ATGACGCGGGCGGCCAAGACCGCCACAGAGACGGGCGGCGACGCCGCCTGGACCACCCAGGAGCTGGCCGAGGTCAAGCACCGCCTCCAGGGGGAGATCGAGGAGCTCACCGCCGAGGTCGCCAAGGCCGAGTCGCAGATCGCTTCGGGGGACATCAGCGACAGCGCCGGGGACGACCAGGCGGACGCCGGCGCCAAGACCTATGAGCGGGAACGTGAGATCGCCCTTACCCTGAATGCGCGCGACCTCATCGCGCAGAACGAGCGGGCGGTCGCCCGCATAGACGCGGGAACCTACGGAGTGTGCGAATCGTGCCACAAGCCGATCGGCAAGGAACGCCTTCAGGCGTTCCCGAGGGCGACGCTGTGCGTGTCGTGCAAGCAGCGGGAGGAGCGCCGCTGA